One region of Primulina tabacum isolate GXHZ01 chromosome 17, ASM2559414v2, whole genome shotgun sequence genomic DNA includes:
- the LOC142531727 gene encoding uncharacterized protein LOC142531727, with the protein MSTGPVLTLRNEKLTSENFLKWKSNINIALVCENLKFVLTEECPPEPPLNASRNVREIYDRWIATNNKAKGYMLAGMNDVLRLKHENVENAYEIMDSLQAMFGHQSSQSKHEAIKNAMNAKMKKGQCMF; encoded by the coding sequence ATGTCTACTGGTCCTGTTCTTACTTTACGTAATGAAAAGTTGACTAGTGAAAACTTTTTGAAATGGAAAAGTAACATTAACATTGCCCTCGTCTGTGAGAACCTCAAATTTGTCCTAACGGAGGAGTGTCCTCCCGAGCCCCCTTTGAATGCTTCTCGTAATGTAAGAGAAATATATGATCGATGGATCGCAACAAACAATAAAGCCAAGGGCTACATGTTAGCCGGAATGAACGACGTTCTTAGACTTAAGCACGAGAATGTAGAGAATGCTTATGAGATAATGGATTCTCTGCAAGCTATGTTTGGTCATCAATCTAGTCAATCTAAGCATGAAGCCATTAAGAATGCCATGAATGCTAAGATGAAGAAAGGTCAATGTATGTTTTGA
- the LOC142531724 gene encoding uncharacterized protein LOC142531724 yields MWHLRFGHISFERLNRLVKDGPLRELIVGTLPVCESCLEGKMTKRPFSEKGNRAKELLELIHSDVCGPMTTQARDRGGEYQDTEFKDFFLEHGILYQLTAPGTSQQNAVAKSRNRTSLDMELLNDEIIRPPTKVVKETINDTTKPSEDIMPPRRSGRVVKPPLRYRQDEEANVAVTDGVEDESLSFQLAMEDPDKERWLEAMNQEIESMFSNSVWVLVDTLEEVRPIGCKWIYKRKRSVDEKVETFKARLVAKGYTQKEGIDYEETFSPIAMLKSIRILLSIAAHFDYEI; encoded by the exons ATGTGGCACCTAAGGTTTGGGCATATTTCCTTTGAACGATTAAACAGACTAGTAAAGGATGGTCCTTTAAGAGAACTAATTGTCGGCACTCTTCCTGTTTGTGAATCTTGTTTAGAAGGAAAAATGACTAAGAGACCTTTCTCCGAAAAGGGCAATAGGGCCAAGGAACTACTAGAGCTTATACATAGTGATGTATGTGGTCCTATGACTACACAAGCTAGAG ATCGAGGTGGCGAGTATCAAGATACTGAGTTTAAAGATTTTTTTCTAGAGCATGGTATTTTATACCAACTCACTGCACCTGGTACCTCTCAGCAAAATGCTGTTGCTAAAAGTAGAAATCGCACTTCACTTGATATG GAGTTACTCAATGATGAGATCATTCGACCTCCAACTAAAGTTGTTAAGGAAACAATTAATGATACCACTAAACCAAGTGAAGATATCATGCCACCTCGACGTAGTGGGAGGGTAGTAAAACCACCCCTCCGCTATCGTCAAGATGAAGAGGCAAATGTTGCTGTCACCGATGGCGTGGAAGATGAATCATTGTCATTTCAACTTGCAATGGAAGATCCCGACAAAGAAAGGTGGCTTGAAGCTATGAACCAAGAAATAGAGTCGATGTTCTCTAATTCTGTATGGGTTCTTGTAGATACACTTGAAGAGGTTAGACCTATTGGGTGTAAATGGATCTATAAGAGAAAGAGAAGTGTAGATGAGAAAGTAGAGACTTTCAAAGCAAGATTGGTTGCAAAGGGTTATACCCAAAAGGAGGGAATCGATTATGAAGAGACTTTCTCGCCTATAGCCATGCTTAAATCTATTCGCATCTTACTTTCAATTGCTGCTCATtttgactatgagatatga
- the LOC142531722 gene encoding uncharacterized protein LOC142531722, with translation MDSLQAMFGQKSSQSKHEAIKNAMNAKMKKGQSVGAHVLNMVNYFTEAETHGATIDDGTKVSMILESLPPTFLQFKSNYVMNKLDYNMTQLLNELQTFEAISIGKVQECEANVVKDKSPSSKASLKRKNKG, from the exons ATGGATTCTCTTCAAGCTATGTTTGGTCAGAAATCTAGTCAATCTAAGCATGAGGCCATTAAGAATGCCATGAATGCTAAGATGAAGAAAGGCCAATCAGTTGGAGCACATGTTTTGAACATGGTTAACTACTTCACAGAAGCTGAGACTCATGGTGCGACCATAGATGATGGCACAAAAGTGAGCATGATTTTGGAATCATTGCCACCGACTTTCCTGCAATTCAAGAGCAACTATGTCATGAACAAACTTGATTATAACATGACACAATTGCTCAACGAGTTGCAAACCTTTGAGGCCATTTCCATTGGAAAAGTCCAAGAATGTGAGGCAAATGTTGTCAAGGATAAGTCACCTTCCTCCAAAGCTAgtttgaaaaggaaaaataagg GGTGA
- the LOC142531726 gene encoding uncharacterized protein LOC142531726, which produces MVNYFTKAETHGATIDDGTQVSMILESLPPTFLQFKSNYVMNKLDYNMTQLLNELQIFGAISIGKVQEGEANVVKGKSPSSKASLKRKNKGKGKRAPKKQKNWNGSNDKNKSDTAKPKEKCFHCRIDGHWKRNCPKYLADLKEKKKAT; this is translated from the exons ATGGTTAACTACTTCACTAAGGCTGAGACTCATGGTGCGACCATAGATGATGGTACACAAGTGAGCATGATTTTGGAATCATTGCCTCCGACTTTCCTGCAATTCAAAAGCAACTATGTCATGAACAAGCTTGATTATAACATGACACAATTGCTCAACGAGTTGCAAATCTTTGGGGCCATTTCCATTGGAAAAGTCCAAGAAGGTGAGGCAAATGTTGTCAAGGGTAAGTCACCTTCCTCCAAAGCTAGTTTGAAAAGAAAGAATAAGGGGAAAGGAAAGAGAGCTCCTAAAAAGCAAAAGAATTGGAATGGTTCCAATGACAAAAATAAGAGTGACACTGCAAAGCCCAAAGAAAAATGTTTTCACTGTAGGATTGATGGTCATTGGAAGAGAAACTGTCCCAAGTATCTCGCTGACCTAAAAGAGAAGAAGAAAG CTACTTAG